One Tubulanus polymorphus chromosome 5, tnTubPoly1.2, whole genome shotgun sequence DNA segment encodes these proteins:
- the LOC141906539 gene encoding uncharacterized protein LOC141906539: MRSLVLLALVCLVVALYSVQPGEAATYHCRRYCFIRCHYFPGYGWRCFIYCRYGCIRHYHKRDVAEVANEANRTDTEHKVHKVSIPNNFDFFDIDEDEKISVDEFAAGMNLDDDDAKFFIHQADNNEDSFVDREEFKNAPWPFQEKNDVESCDCKKP; encoded by the exons ATGCGCTCTTTAGTTTTATTGGCTCTGGTTTGTTTGGTGGTGGCACTGTACTCTGTTCAGCCGGGAGAAGCAGCGACATACCACTGTCGTCGTTATTGTTTTATTCGCTGCCATTATTTCCCTGGATATGGCTGGAGATGTTTCATCTACTGCAGGTATGGATGCATCAGACATTACCACAAACGAGACGTTGCTGAAGTAGCCAat GAAGCGAATAGAACAGATACCGAACACAAAGTACACAAAGTATCAATTCCGAACAACTTCGATTTCTTCGATATAGACGAAGATGAAAAGATATCAGTGGATGAATTTGCCGCTGGAATGAATTTGGATGACGATGATGCTAAATTCTTCATACACCAGGCCGACAATAATG AGGACTCATTTGTTGACAGGGAAGAATTCAAAAACGCTCCCTGGCCATTCCAGGAAAAGAATGATG ttgaatCGTGTGACTGCAAGAAACCATAA
- the LOC141906196 gene encoding uncharacterized protein LOC141906196 codes for MRPVDLWYPLLYRLPRTKAQTGDVSDVAAEANRTRHQEHDVAIPNDFDSFDIDEDEKISMEEFAAGMSLDDDDARYFIHQADNDEDSFIDREEFKHAPWPFQEKNDVESCDCKKP; via the exons ATGCGGCCGGTGGACTTGTGGTATCCGCTGCTATATCGCTTGCCACGGACGAAGGCACAAACCGGAGACGTTTCTGATGTAGCCGCT GAAGCAAATAGAACACGGCACCAAGAACACGATGTAGCGATCCCGAATGATTTCGACAGCTTCGATATAGACGAAGATGAAAAGATATCTATGGAAGAATTTGCCGCTGGAATGAGTTTGGATGACGATGATGCAAGATATTTCATACACCAGGCCGACAATGATG AGGACTCATTTATCGACAGGGAAGAATTCAAACACGCTCCCTGGCCATTCCAGGAAAAGAATGATG TTGAATCGTGTGACTGCAAGAAACCATAA
- the LOC141906542 gene encoding uncharacterized protein LOC141906542 → MRSLVLLSLVCLVVALYSVHEGEAATYHFYRYCRVRCYYIRSTNSWRCYIICWTVVVKHDHKRDVSEVAAEANKTRTEHKVSIPNNFDFFDIDEDEKISMEEFAAGMNLDDDDAKFLIHQADNNEDSFVDREEFKHAPWPFQEKNDVESCDCKKP, encoded by the exons ATgcgttctttagttttattgtcTCTGGTTTGTTTGGTAGTGGCACTGTACTCCGTTCACGAGGGAGAAGCAGCAACCTACCATTTTTATCGTTATTGTAGAGTTCGCTGCTACTACATCCGTTCAACTAACAGCTGGAGATGTTATATCATCTGCTGGACTGTTGTCGTCAAACACGACCACAAACGAGACGTTTCTGAAGTAGCCGCC GAAGCAAATAAGACACGAACCGAACACAAAGTATCGATTCCGAACAACTTCGATTTCTTCGATATAGACGAAGATGAAAAGATATCTATGGAAGAATTTGCCGCTGGAATGAATTTGGATGACGATGATGCTAAATTCCTCATACACCAAGCCGACAATAATG AGGACTCATTTGTTGACAGGGAAGAATTCAAACACGCTCCCTGGCCATTCCAGGAAAAGAATGATG TTGAATCGTGTGACTGCAAGAAACCATAA
- the LOC141906541 gene encoding uncharacterized protein LOC141906541 has product MRSLVLLSLVCLVVALYSVHEGEAGTYHFYRRYCRIRCYYSRSTNSWKCYITCWRDVFVKHNHKRDVSAVSAEANETRTEHKVSIPNNFDYFDIDEDEKISMEEFAAGMSLDDDDAKFLIHQADKNEDSFIDREEFKNAPWPFQEKNDVESCDCKKP; this is encoded by the exons ATgcgttctttagttttattgtcTCTGGTTTGTTTGGTAGTGGCACTGTACTCCGTTCACGAGGGAGAAGCAGGAACCTACCATTTTTATCGTCGTTATTGCAGAATTCGCTGCTATTACTCCCGTTCAACTAACAGCTGGAAATGTTATATCACCTGCTGGAGGGATGTATTCGTCAAACACAACCACAAACGAGACGTTTCTGCAGTAAGCGCC GAAGCGAATGAAACACGCACCGAACACAAAGTATCGATTCCGAATAATTTCGATTACTTCGATATAGACGAAGATGAAAAGATATCTATGGAAGAATTTGCCGCTGGAATGAGTTTGGATGACGATGATGCCAAATTCCTCATACACCAGGCCGACAAAAATG AGGATTCATTCATCGACAGGGAAGAATTCAAAAACGCTCCCTGGCCATTCCAGGAAAAGAATGATG TTGAATCGTGTGACTGCAAGAAACCATAA
- the LOC141905946 gene encoding uncharacterized protein LOC141905946 — MRSFLILALVCLVTLCYVQQGEARFRCRRYCRFRCYYRFGSGYRCGVFCSFRCSFRGKRDVSSEGAAAAANATKAKHEVEIPNNFDFFDINEDGKISLDEFAAALDMDDEDAKFLMHQADKNEDSFVDKEEFKAAPWPFQKKNDVENCDCKTPDPKPKKN, encoded by the exons ATGCGGTCTTTTCTGATATTGGCACTGGTTTGTTTGGTGACTCTCTGTTACGTTCAGCAGGGAGAAGCGAGATTCCGTTGTCGGCGTTATTGTCGATTTCGCTGCTACTACAGATTTGGATCAGGCTACCGATGTGGTGTATTTTGCTCCTTCAGATGCTCATTCCGCGGCAAACGCGACGTTTCGTCAGAAGGCGCG GCAGCGGCAGCCAATGCAACAAAAGCAAAACACGAAGTAGAGATTCCGAATAATTTCGATTTCTTCGATATTAACGAAGATGGAAAGATATCATTGGATGAATTTGCTGCAGCGTTGGATATGGATGATGAAGACGCCAAATTCCTGATGCATCAAGCCGACAAAAACG AGGACTCATTTGTTGACAAGGAAGAATTCAAAGCGGCGCCTTGGCCATTCCAGAAGAAAAACGATG TTGAAAATTGTGACTGCAAGACACCAGATCCAAAACcgaagaaaaattaa